The Drosophila teissieri strain GT53w chromosome X, Prin_Dtei_1.1, whole genome shotgun sequence genome has a segment encoding these proteins:
- the LOC122623046 gene encoding protein NipSnap, whose amino-acid sequence MLKLRNLLAVGKGNNNAVRSLSTTPSCNDSESWFSKLLVRKIEPTKESHSRMLSDKEIIYALHTHNVRPDSMGSYLNNYKNTVALINEKKANLSTELVASWTVQVGDMDQCLHLWKYTGGFEKIDQAKEDLWNDPEYLSLMQERSKFLRSRHLQYLLAFSYWPQIASRTGKNIYEMRSYRLTPGTMIEWGNNWARAINYRQHNNEAFAGFFSQIGRLYNVHHIWCYKSLQDRKETREAAWRSPGWDECVAYTVPLIRDMHCRVLAPTEFSPSQ is encoded by the exons CTCCCTGTCCACCACACCGAGCTGCAACGATTCAGAATCATGGTTCTCCAAACTGCTCGTTCGGAAAATAGAGCCAACCAAGGAGTCGCACAGTCGCATGCTCAGCGATAAGGAAATCATATATGCCCTTCATACCCACAACGTCAGGCCCGATTCCATGGGCAGCTACTTAAACAACTA CAAAAACACTGTCGCTTTGATCAACGAGAAGAAGGCAAACCTCTCCACCGAGTTGGTGGCATCATGGACCGTTCAGGTGGGCGACATGGATCAGTGCCTACACCTTTGGAAGTACACAGGAGGCTTCGAGAAGATAGACCAGGCCAAAGAGGACCTTTGGAATGATCCCGAGTATCTCAGCTTGATGCAGGAGCGTTCCAAATTCTTGCGCTCCCGTCATCTGCAATATCTCTTGGCATTCAGCTACTGGCCGCAGATCGCCAGTCGTACCGGCAAGAACATTTACGAAATGCG CTCATACCGACTGACCCCCGGCACCATGATTGAGTGGGGAAACAACTGGGCCCGCGCCATCAACTATCGCCAGCATAACAACGAAGCATTCGCCGGATTCTTCTCGCAGATCGGAAGACTGTACAATGTCCACCACATTTGGT GTTATAAATCTCTGCAAGACCGTAAGGAGACCAGGGAAGCTGCCTGGCGATCCCCCGGATGGGATGAGTGCGTGGCCTACACGGTGCCATTGATCCGCGACATGCACTGCCGTGTCCTGGCGCCCACTGAGTTCTCGCCCTCACAATAA